The following are encoded in a window of Halosolutus halophilus genomic DNA:
- a CDS encoding universal stress protein: MRYLAGTDSVHTTAAICDYLDDRATADDEVAVVSIAPPDDPAAERDSQEALNVAPVRLTAIGSVETHLREGEPAAELLAAAGESDADEIVIGAHGGSPKATADVGSTARAVLANAARPVVVVPVPDL; the protein is encoded by the coding sequence ATGCGGTATCTCGCCGGAACCGACTCGGTGCACACGACGGCCGCGATCTGTGACTACCTCGACGATCGGGCGACGGCCGACGACGAGGTCGCGGTCGTCTCGATCGCTCCGCCGGACGATCCCGCCGCGGAACGGGACAGTCAGGAGGCGCTGAACGTCGCCCCCGTCCGCCTGACTGCGATCGGATCGGTCGAGACGCACCTCCGCGAGGGCGAACCGGCCGCCGAACTGCTCGCGGCCGCGGGCGAGAGCGACGCGGACGAGATCGTGATCGGCGCTCACGGTGGCAGTCCGAAGGCGACCGCCGACGTCGGATCGACGGCCCGGGCAGTCCTCGCGAACGCGGCCCGTCCCGTCGTCGTCGTGCCGGTTCCCGATCTGTAG
- a CDS encoding MATE family efflux transporter — MVRRPPNPIRLCILWIGLALARVGLIEPHRARRTADLAWPRIVTGLARMSKNAVDVAMVGIAVGSAAIAGVGFASPFWGLAFTVGGGVAGGTIALVSQRYGAEAFDQLGQAIRSSALLVVVLSVPLTAVFWSYPTELISLLSSDPEAVGLGATYLRIVGFGIPFAGLNLIGSRTFVGMDDAWTPMVVRAGGAVANIVLNAVLIFGFDMGVAGAAMGTVLSNVVVTATFATGLVAGRLPGVGTFPVSIDPFGSYVHSETVRDLTTIGLPVMGTKLVWTVAEFPMLAIVDIFGSDTVAAYVIARRIWGLMNTPGWGFGLAASSLVGQELGTGDERRAEQYGGEIVRFAVAVYLVSAVIVAVFAEPIVLAFTNDPTDLSVPIAVSLIHAACVAVVLQGIYTGAAGALKASGDTRWPFYGQLLGMFGLAIPIAYLGAAGLTIPSPGTIPILGVSIPGVSIPAFGIAGLYLAFVAETATPAVINYYRFATGRWKVISRGYRPETTPSDD, encoded by the coding sequence GTGGTCCGCCGCCCCCCGAACCCGATCCGGCTGTGCATCCTCTGGATCGGGCTCGCGCTCGCCAGAGTCGGGCTTATCGAGCCCCACCGAGCGCGTCGCACCGCCGATCTCGCGTGGCCGCGCATCGTCACCGGGCTCGCGCGGATGTCGAAGAACGCGGTCGACGTCGCGATGGTCGGAATCGCCGTCGGTTCGGCCGCGATCGCGGGTGTCGGCTTCGCCTCCCCGTTCTGGGGTCTCGCATTCACCGTCGGCGGCGGCGTCGCCGGCGGCACGATTGCGCTCGTCTCCCAGCGCTACGGCGCGGAGGCGTTCGACCAGCTCGGCCAGGCGATTCGATCGAGTGCGCTGCTCGTCGTCGTCCTGTCCGTGCCGCTCACCGCGGTCTTCTGGTCGTACCCGACCGAACTGATCTCGCTGCTCAGCTCCGATCCCGAGGCGGTCGGTCTCGGCGCGACGTATCTGCGGATCGTCGGCTTCGGAATCCCGTTCGCGGGACTAAACCTGATCGGAAGCCGCACCTTCGTCGGGATGGACGACGCGTGGACGCCGATGGTGGTCCGCGCGGGTGGTGCCGTCGCCAACATCGTCCTCAACGCGGTGCTCATCTTCGGCTTCGACATGGGCGTCGCCGGGGCGGCGATGGGGACGGTCCTCTCGAACGTCGTCGTCACCGCGACGTTCGCGACCGGGCTCGTCGCGGGTCGGCTCCCGGGGGTTGGAACGTTTCCGGTCAGCATCGACCCGTTCGGCAGCTACGTCCACAGCGAGACGGTCAGGGATTTGACCACCATCGGACTTCCCGTCATGGGGACGAAACTGGTCTGGACCGTCGCCGAGTTCCCGATGCTGGCGATCGTCGACATCTTCGGTTCGGACACCGTTGCGGCCTACGTCATCGCCCGGCGCATCTGGGGGCTGATGAACACGCCCGGCTGGGGGTTCGGCCTGGCCGCCTCGAGCCTCGTCGGGCAGGAACTCGGGACCGGCGACGAACGCCGTGCCGAGCAGTACGGAGGAGAAATCGTCCGGTTCGCCGTCGCCGTCTACCTCGTCTCGGCCGTGATCGTCGCCGTTTTCGCCGAGCCGATCGTCCTCGCGTTCACGAACGATCCGACAGACCTGTCGGTCCCGATCGCGGTTTCGCTCATCCACGCGGCCTGCGTGGCGGTGGTCTTGCAGGGGATCTACACCGGTGCTGCGGGCGCTCTCAAGGCCAGCGGTGATACTCGCTGGCCGTTCTACGGCCAGTTACTCGGGATGTTCGGGCTCGCGATCCCGATCGCGTATCTCGGCGCTGCCGGCCTGACGATTCCGTCGCCGGGGACGATTCCGATCCTCGGGGTGTCGATTCCCGGCGTCTCGATCCCGGCGTTCGGGATCGCCGGCCTCTATCTCGCCTTCGTCGCGGAGACGGCGACGCCGGCCGTGATCAACTACTACCGCTTCGCGACCGGACGCTGGAAGGTCATCAGTCGCGGCTACCGGCCGGAGACGACGCCGAGCGACGACTGA
- a CDS encoding universal stress protein, with protein sequence MYDDILVPTDGRDNTERAIDEAVELATVHGATLHALYVINSAEIAPGIDFEDLEPIGEEAVEYVAARAREAGVDDVRTTVTHGLRHQAILDHADETGADLIVMGRNRGLERFLRKSVSDQVATEASIPVLVVE encoded by the coding sequence ATGTACGACGACATTCTGGTTCCGACCGACGGGCGGGACAACACGGAGCGGGCGATCGACGAGGCGGTCGAACTCGCGACCGTCCACGGGGCGACGCTGCACGCGCTCTACGTCATCAACTCCGCGGAAATCGCGCCGGGGATCGACTTCGAGGATCTCGAACCGATCGGCGAGGAGGCCGTCGAGTACGTAGCCGCCCGCGCGCGCGAGGCGGGCGTCGACGACGTCCGAACGACGGTGACCCACGGACTGCGACACCAGGCGATCCTCGACCACGCGGACGAGACGGGAGCGGATCTGATCGTCATGGGTCGCAATCGCGGTCTCGAACGCTTCCTGCGAAAGAGCGTCTCCGATCAGGTCGCGACCGAAGCGTCGATCCCGGTCCTCGTCGTCGAGTAG
- a CDS encoding thiolase family protein encodes MDDAVLVDAVRTPFGDRGGVFRDTHPQDLAAEPLRALEERNGFDPSIVDDVVYGCVTPIGEQGLNVGRLAPLVAGWGDEVPGVQLNRMCGSGQQAVNWAASEIRAGFQDVIVAGGVEHMTRVPMGSDGDAESGVIDRQALTETYFDYYDEAIGQGESAERIAEQWDLTRDDVDGVAVDSQQRWADAWEAGRYDSQLVPVATTLDGESITVEKDGHPTPETTAETLAELPLAFRPEGEGVHHAGNSSGIVDGSSAVLVASADAADERGWEPMARIVQTEVVGVDPVMMLTGPIPATENVLEKADMTIDDIDLFEINEAFASVVLAWLAETGAPWDRTNVNGGAIAHGHPLGATGSALLTKLIHELDRRGDRYGLCTMCIGFGQAVATIVERL; translated from the coding sequence ATGGATGACGCAGTACTCGTCGACGCAGTGCGGACGCCGTTCGGCGACCGCGGTGGCGTCTTCCGGGACACGCACCCGCAGGATCTGGCTGCCGAACCGCTCCGGGCACTCGAGGAGCGCAACGGATTCGACCCGAGCATCGTCGACGACGTCGTCTACGGCTGCGTGACGCCGATCGGCGAGCAGGGCCTGAACGTCGGTCGACTCGCGCCGCTCGTGGCCGGCTGGGGCGACGAGGTGCCGGGTGTCCAGCTCAACCGCATGTGCGGCTCCGGTCAGCAGGCGGTCAACTGGGCGGCCAGCGAGATCCGGGCCGGGTTCCAGGACGTCATCGTCGCCGGTGGCGTCGAGCACATGACCCGGGTCCCGATGGGATCGGACGGCGACGCCGAGTCCGGCGTGATCGATCGCCAGGCGCTCACCGAGACCTACTTCGACTACTACGACGAGGCGATCGGTCAGGGGGAGTCGGCCGAACGGATCGCCGAGCAGTGGGACCTGACCCGGGACGACGTCGACGGCGTCGCGGTGGACTCTCAGCAGCGGTGGGCCGACGCCTGGGAGGCTGGCCGGTACGACTCACAGCTCGTTCCCGTGGCGACGACGCTCGACGGCGAGTCGATCACGGTCGAGAAGGACGGCCACCCGACGCCGGAGACGACGGCGGAGACGCTCGCCGAGTTACCCCTCGCGTTCCGGCCCGAAGGTGAGGGCGTCCACCACGCGGGGAACTCCTCGGGGATCGTCGACGGCTCGAGCGCGGTCCTCGTCGCCAGCGCGGACGCCGCCGACGAACGCGGCTGGGAACCGATGGCACGCATCGTCCAGACGGAGGTCGTGGGCGTCGATCCGGTGATGATGCTCACCGGCCCCATTCCGGCGACGGAGAACGTCCTCGAGAAAGCCGACATGACGATCGACGACATCGACCTGTTCGAGATCAACGAGGCGTTCGCATCCGTCGTGCTCGCGTGGCTGGCGGAGACGGGCGCACCCTGGGATCGGACGAACGTCAACGGCGGCGCGATCGCCCACGGTCACCCGCTGGGCGCGACCGGTTCGGCGCTGCTGACGAAGCTGATCCACGAACTCGATCGCCGCGGCGACAGGTACGGGCTCTGTACGATGTGCATCGGGTTCGGACAGGCGGTCGCGACGATCGTCGAACGCCTGTAA
- a CDS encoding alpha/beta hydrolase family protein: MPERHRIAVTDESVAAVHHGAPSNRWLVFCHGFLSDKSGSYERRCLRAVDEGFNAVRFDFRGCGESDGVFAEQPLSAKLDDLAAVVDHFDPDSLVLFGSSFGGKVAFHATARERVDPAAIATRAPVTANAAFDEYESVVRREGTCRFDDDRAIDRRFVDDLAARPFDEVVDRVGDVPVAIFHGRADESVPIEHSFEAASALETDVVLEAFAGEGHIFTDDADERVLDRLFDWLATLDRV; encoded by the coding sequence ATGCCCGAGCGTCACCGCATCGCGGTCACCGACGAATCGGTCGCTGCCGTCCATCACGGTGCTCCCTCGAACCGCTGGCTCGTGTTCTGTCACGGCTTCCTGAGTGACAAGTCCGGGAGCTACGAGCGGCGCTGCCTCCGAGCGGTCGACGAAGGGTTCAACGCCGTCCGGTTCGACTTCAGGGGGTGTGGCGAATCGGACGGCGTCTTCGCCGAGCAGCCGCTCAGTGCGAAACTCGACGACCTCGCCGCGGTCGTCGATCACTTCGACCCCGACTCGCTCGTTCTCTTCGGCTCGAGTTTCGGCGGCAAGGTCGCATTCCACGCAACGGCCCGCGAACGCGTCGACCCGGCGGCGATCGCGACCCGTGCGCCGGTCACGGCGAACGCCGCGTTCGACGAGTACGAATCGGTCGTCCGTCGCGAGGGGACCTGTCGGTTCGACGACGACAGAGCGATCGATCGGCGGTTCGTCGACGATCTGGCGGCCCGTCCGTTCGACGAAGTCGTCGACCGCGTCGGTGACGTCCCCGTCGCGATCTTTCACGGGCGCGCGGACGAGTCGGTCCCGATCGAACACAGTTTCGAGGCCGCCAGCGCGCTCGAGACCGACGTGGTGCTCGAGGCGTTCGCCGGGGAGGGCCACATTTTCACCGACGACGCCGACGAGCGCGTCCTGGATCGGCTGTTCGACTGGCTCGCGACGCTCGACCGGGTCTGA
- a CDS encoding heavy metal translocating P-type ATPase, with the protein MESDHTGDDRCSLCGSPVGPATEDRGTAFCSTGCRDIHRTLEADESSSSDDTAPAESPSRARAAGDRSDPTHERGEDRDGERTERTFFRIDGMHTASCESFLEAVAEGIDGVTNAAASYVTESIRVDHDPDRVSKTDLRDALSTVGYNAYRRDEATAGGDGDDESTGTTRRDREMTGMRKRRSEDLFELRYVVGVVFGSFLLVPYVTIFYPVYLSAFTDWWMLQLYEDAFGTLDGPLLLPLFAGLTGAILYLTGKPLLRGAYVSLKLRRPNTRLLAALTIVSAFVYGTAALLLGRNDVYFDLTILVAALVMGATFYETAVKRRAMNRLTDLTVSQVDDARRLESDGATTSVAVGDLESGDRVLVREGERIPVDGVLAEGSCTVDEAIVTGDSLPVTKRAGDEVVGGSIVREDAAVVAVGDRTTSSIDRLIETVWNVQSADHGGERDGDALAVVALPIVLVAVAIVGLAGLLRGATATTTLLPMLLTVIVVCPWALDLATRISVGQHLQAALDNGIVVFDESIFERIRNVDTVVFDKTGTLTTGEMTVLEAQGPTDLLRAAGALEQRSLHPVATAIESAFVGDDSASPADGSVSDGDGSGGPDRPRTDGGQADHERAHEITEFRSHETGVEGVVDGDRLLVGHPDLLADRGWSIDRTIADRVASARDSGRIPVVVGRNGSADGVIVVGDEPRAEWTETVTTLHDRGVETVVLTGDDRAATDVFRDHPHVDHVFASVPPDGKTAAIRRLCSGGRVAMIGDGTNDAPALAAADLGLSLGSGTALAADAADVAIVDDDLAAVDRVFRLATAARRRLRQNLGLALGYNAVVLPVALAGLLNPLVTAAAAVACTLLVVANGSRPLLRS; encoded by the coding sequence GTGGAATCGGATCACACGGGCGACGATCGATGCTCGCTGTGTGGGTCACCGGTCGGTCCGGCAACCGAGGACCGGGGGACTGCGTTCTGTTCGACCGGCTGTCGAGATATTCACCGGACACTCGAGGCGGACGAGTCGAGCAGTAGTGACGACACTGCGCCGGCGGAATCGCCCTCCCGTGCGAGGGCGGCGGGCGATCGATCGGATCCCACGCACGAACGAGGCGAGGACCGTGACGGGGAGAGGACCGAGCGAACGTTCTTCCGGATCGACGGGATGCACACCGCCTCGTGCGAGTCGTTCCTGGAAGCGGTCGCCGAGGGCATAGACGGTGTGACGAACGCGGCAGCGAGCTACGTGACGGAGTCGATCCGGGTCGATCACGACCCCGATCGCGTCTCGAAGACGGACCTCCGGGACGCGCTGAGTACGGTCGGCTACAACGCCTACCGCCGCGACGAGGCGACGGCCGGGGGCGACGGCGACGACGAATCGACCGGGACGACCCGGCGCGATCGCGAGATGACCGGGATGCGGAAACGGCGCAGCGAAGACCTGTTCGAACTGCGGTACGTCGTCGGCGTCGTGTTCGGTTCGTTCCTGCTGGTGCCGTACGTCACGATCTTCTACCCCGTCTACCTCTCGGCCTTTACCGACTGGTGGATGCTCCAGCTCTACGAGGACGCGTTCGGGACTCTCGACGGCCCCCTCCTGTTGCCGCTGTTCGCCGGATTGACGGGCGCAATCCTCTATCTGACCGGGAAGCCGCTGTTGCGCGGCGCGTACGTGAGCCTGAAACTCCGCCGGCCCAACACCCGGCTGCTCGCCGCGCTCACGATCGTCAGCGCGTTCGTGTACGGGACGGCGGCGTTACTGCTCGGGCGAAACGACGTCTACTTCGACCTCACGATCCTCGTCGCCGCGCTGGTGATGGGCGCCACGTTCTACGAAACGGCGGTCAAACGACGCGCGATGAACCGGCTCACGGACCTCACGGTGTCACAGGTCGACGACGCGCGACGGCTCGAGAGCGACGGCGCGACGACGTCGGTCGCCGTCGGCGACCTCGAGTCCGGTGACCGCGTGCTCGTCCGCGAGGGTGAGCGGATCCCGGTCGACGGCGTCCTCGCCGAGGGATCGTGTACCGTCGACGAGGCGATCGTCACCGGCGACTCGCTGCCCGTGACCAAACGCGCCGGCGACGAGGTCGTCGGTGGATCGATCGTGCGGGAAGACGCCGCCGTCGTTGCCGTCGGCGATCGAACGACGAGCAGCATCGATCGACTCATCGAGACCGTCTGGAACGTCCAGAGCGCAGATCACGGGGGCGAACGCGACGGGGATGCGCTCGCCGTGGTCGCGCTCCCGATCGTTCTCGTCGCCGTCGCGATCGTCGGTCTCGCCGGACTCCTCCGCGGCGCGACGGCGACGACGACGCTGCTTCCTATGTTACTGACCGTGATCGTCGTGTGTCCGTGGGCACTCGATCTCGCGACGCGGATTTCCGTCGGCCAGCACCTCCAGGCGGCGCTGGATAACGGTATCGTCGTCTTCGACGAGAGCATTTTCGAGCGGATCCGGAACGTCGATACGGTCGTCTTCGACAAGACCGGGACCCTGACGACTGGCGAAATGACGGTGCTCGAGGCCCAGGGGCCGACCGACCTGTTACGAGCGGCCGGGGCCCTGGAACAGCGGAGTTTACACCCGGTCGCGACGGCGATCGAGTCGGCGTTCGTCGGCGACGACAGTGCCAGTCCCGCCGACGGGAGCGTGAGTGACGGTGACGGCAGTGGCGGACCCGATCGCCCCCGGACCGACGGCGGGCAGGCCGATCACGAACGCGCCCACGAGATCACGGAGTTCCGGAGCCACGAGACCGGCGTCGAGGGGGTCGTCGACGGCGATCGACTCCTCGTCGGACACCCCGACCTCCTCGCCGATCGGGGGTGGTCGATCGACCGAACGATCGCCGATCGGGTCGCCAGCGCACGCGACTCCGGGCGGATTCCCGTCGTCGTCGGGCGCAACGGGTCGGCCGACGGCGTGATCGTCGTCGGTGACGAACCGCGAGCCGAGTGGACGGAGACGGTGACGACGCTCCACGATCGCGGCGTCGAAACCGTCGTGCTCACCGGCGACGATCGGGCGGCCACCGACGTCTTCCGCGACCATCCACACGTCGACCACGTCTTCGCGAGCGTGCCGCCGGATGGCAAGACGGCTGCGATCCGGCGGCTGTGCTCCGGCGGTCGCGTCGCGATGATCGGCGACGGGACGAACGACGCCCCCGCACTCGCCGCGGCCGACCTCGGACTCAGCCTCGGCAGTGGAACCGCGCTCGCCGCCGACGCGGCCGACGTCGCGATCGTCGACGACGACCTCGCGGCCGTCGATCGGGTGTTCAGGCTGGCGACGGCCGCACGGCGGCGACTCAGGCAGAACCTCGGACTGGCGCTGGGCTACAACGCGGTCGTGCTCCCGGTCGCGCTGGCGGGCCTCCTGAACCCGCTGGTCACGGCCGCTGCAGCCGTCGCCTGTACGCTTCTCGTCGTGGCGAACGGGTCACGTCCGTTGCTCCGGTCGTAG
- a CDS encoding multicopper oxidase domain-containing protein, protein MPSINYDSATEVTELLEERLVKSLGSDTSVNRRTVLGGLGVAGSAALGVGSAQTGADPGHDDDEHGTFGAVDEYRDTDFDPHQFLTTFNTGASGQESVPQRIYEENGRTVREFEFTAVDTTITIAPGIEFEAWAFNGQVPGPTIRAVEGDLIRVKFENFGRHAHTIHPHLKNLNPEMDGIPQNGPGVLDTDESFTYEWIAQPAGTHFYHCHSLPLKEHLHRGLYGTIIVDPDPERVRENPRDYVNYHGPIDQEFRERLVEEAKSRNHQYAENDAVNEMVMVMNSFDTNFDGENEVYAANTRAFAYGVGETDAEGNWKAGQTKRPIRIDKNERQRVYLTNATEFDFINSFHTHSQFFDYYDHGTTLLPTSKTVDTIMQTQAQRGIIELDYSDHQPGLYMFHAHQSEFAELGWMSFFEVV, encoded by the coding sequence ATGCCATCGATAAATTACGATAGTGCAACAGAGGTCACAGAACTCCTCGAAGAGCGGCTTGTCAAGTCACTCGGTAGTGATACGAGCGTCAACCGCCGGACGGTGCTCGGCGGTCTCGGTGTCGCCGGGAGTGCAGCGTTAGGGGTTGGAAGCGCTCAGACGGGTGCCGACCCCGGGCACGATGACGACGAACACGGCACCTTCGGTGCCGTCGACGAATACCGTGATACGGACTTCGACCCCCACCAGTTCCTGACGACGTTCAATACCGGAGCGAGCGGTCAAGAGTCCGTCCCGCAGCGAATCTACGAAGAGAATGGGAGGACCGTTCGGGAATTCGAGTTCACCGCAGTCGACACGACAATAACGATCGCGCCGGGCATCGAGTTCGAAGCGTGGGCGTTCAACGGACAGGTTCCGGGACCGACGATCCGCGCCGTCGAGGGTGATCTCATTCGAGTCAAATTCGAAAACTTCGGGCGCCACGCACACACGATCCACCCTCACCTGAAGAATCTCAACCCGGAAATGGACGGAATTCCACAGAACGGGCCCGGAGTACTCGATACGGATGAATCGTTCACCTACGAGTGGATCGCACAACCCGCCGGGACGCACTTCTATCACTGCCACTCGCTCCCGCTGAAGGAACACCTGCATCGCGGGCTCTACGGCACGATCATCGTCGACCCCGACCCCGAACGCGTCAGGGAAAATCCCCGCGACTACGTCAACTACCACGGACCGATCGACCAGGAGTTCCGCGAGCGACTCGTCGAGGAGGCGAAGAGCCGGAATCACCAGTACGCCGAGAACGACGCCGTCAACGAGATGGTAATGGTCATGAACTCGTTCGACACGAACTTCGACGGCGAGAACGAGGTGTACGCCGCGAACACGCGCGCCTTTGCGTACGGTGTCGGCGAAACTGACGCCGAAGGCAACTGGAAGGCGGGCCAGACGAAACGCCCCATACGGATCGATAAGAACGAACGACAGCGGGTGTACCTCACGAACGCGACGGAGTTCGATTTCATCAATTCGTTCCACACCCACTCGCAGTTCTTCGATTACTACGACCACGGAACGACGCTGCTGCCGACGAGCAAAACCGTCGACACGATCATGCAGACCCAGGCCCAGCGCGGTATTATCGAACTGGATTATTCCGACCACCAGCCCGGGCTGTACATGTTCCACGCTCATCAGTCGGAGTTCGCCGAACTCGGCTGGATGAGCTTCTTCGAGGTGGTCTAG
- a CDS encoding ZIP family metal transporter produces the protein MADKTPDTTTDGGVTADKEVAQPLGLPRWVSALLPVVLLVLVLGVFAFTSPLADVQSGEPLPDVTVTHATMPSDETVVLHVTNNGPEEVTISQVLVDEAYWNFQVEGADGDRTLEPRENARVIVPYHWNPGWDLGVDLVLSDGTTIGHEIEAPQQSPGFSTDVLWTLALIGLFVGVIPVALGMLWFPFLRTMSDRALHAVLLFAAGVLGFLAFDAGFEAFELAERIPGAYDGELLIVFGTIGALLLVQAISAWREGRAAGGDSRASSGLWTAYLVALGIGLHNLAEGLAIGSSFALGRVSLGAFLVIGFMLHNVTEGPAVVAPVARDERPAWWHFAALGLLAGAPVILGGWIGSLAYSPTIGAFFLAIGVGAILQVDWEIARMVRAAGGRVGSAANLLAFLVGFGVMYATDLFVAL, from the coding sequence ATGGCTGACAAGACACCAGACACGACGACGGACGGTGGCGTGACGGCTGACAAAGAGGTCGCACAGCCACTCGGACTCCCGCGGTGGGTCTCCGCGTTGCTCCCTGTCGTGTTGCTCGTGCTCGTTCTGGGGGTGTTCGCGTTCACGTCCCCGCTCGCCGACGTTCAGAGTGGCGAACCGCTTCCGGACGTGACGGTCACTCACGCCACGATGCCGAGCGACGAGACGGTCGTCCTTCACGTGACAAATAACGGCCCGGAGGAGGTCACGATCTCGCAGGTTCTCGTCGACGAAGCCTACTGGAACTTCCAGGTCGAAGGAGCCGATGGTGACCGGACGCTCGAACCCCGAGAAAACGCTCGCGTCATCGTCCCGTATCACTGGAACCCGGGATGGGACCTGGGCGTCGATCTCGTGCTCTCGGACGGCACGACGATCGGCCACGAGATCGAAGCGCCGCAGCAGTCACCCGGCTTCAGCACTGATGTCCTGTGGACGTTGGCGCTCATTGGACTGTTCGTCGGGGTGATTCCGGTCGCACTCGGGATGCTGTGGTTCCCATTCCTCCGAACGATGAGCGATCGTGCATTGCACGCCGTCCTCTTGTTTGCCGCCGGTGTGCTCGGCTTTCTCGCGTTCGATGCCGGGTTCGAGGCGTTCGAACTCGCCGAGCGAATCCCGGGCGCTTACGACGGTGAACTGCTGATCGTCTTCGGCACGATCGGTGCGCTGTTGCTCGTGCAGGCGATCAGCGCGTGGCGTGAGGGACGTGCTGCTGGTGGTGACAGCCGAGCGAGCAGCGGGCTCTGGACCGCGTATCTCGTGGCCCTGGGGATCGGCTTGCACAATCTCGCTGAGGGACTGGCGATCGGAAGTTCGTTCGCACTCGGGCGGGTGTCCCTCGGCGCGTTCCTCGTCATCGGGTTCATGCTCCACAACGTGACCGAAGGTCCGGCGGTCGTCGCACCGGTGGCTCGGGATGAGCGCCCCGCATGGTGGCACTTCGCCGCGCTTGGCCTCCTCGCCGGCGCACCTGTCATCCTCGGCGGGTGGATCGGGAGTCTCGCCTACTCGCCGACGATCGGTGCGTTCTTCCTCGCGATCGGCGTCGGCGCGATCCTCCAGGTCGACTGGGAGATCGCCAGGATGGTTCGCGCCGCGGGCGGTCGAGTGGGAAGCGCCGCGAATCTGCTGGCCTTCCTGGTCGGCTTCGGCGTTATGTACGCGACCGATCTCTTCGTGGCTCTCTAA
- a CDS encoding plastocyanin/azurin family copper-binding protein: MTDGFGFDPKTTTIESGRTVTWTNTSDVDHTVTAYEDTIPEGAAYFASGGFESERAGRTHLTEGLVAPGGEYEHTFEESGTYEYYCIPHESSGMVGAVQVE, translated from the coding sequence ATGACTGATGGCTTCGGGTTCGATCCGAAAACTACGACGATCGAATCCGGACGGACCGTGACGTGGACGAACACGAGCGACGTCGATCACACGGTCACCGCCTACGAAGATACGATTCCGGAGGGCGCCGCGTACTTCGCGAGCGGCGGCTTCGAATCTGAACGCGCCGGGCGAACTCACCTGACCGAGGGTCTCGTTGCTCCGGGTGGCGAGTACGAGCACACGTTCGAAGAGTCTGGAACGTACGAATACTACTGCATTCCCCACGAAAGTTCCGGGATGGTCGGGGCAGTTCAGGTCGAATAG
- a CDS encoding heavy-metal-associated domain-containing protein, with amino-acid sequence MSCNECERNVENVLKNIGGVHRVEADPESGRVEADVSDDVLGDAIHDAGYERNA; translated from the coding sequence ATGTCCTGCAACGAGTGTGAACGCAACGTTGAGAATGTCCTGAAGAATATCGGCGGAGTCCATCGTGTCGAAGCAGATCCTGAGTCGGGAAGAGTCGAGGCTGATGTGAGCGATGATGTCCTCGGGGATGCCATTCACGACGCCGGATACGAGAGAAACGCTTAG